In the Sulfurovum sp. UBA12169 genome, TACACTAAAGAGATACTCATCTTTCCAGATCGGCATAGGATCAACGCCTTTTTTTGCCAAATTGGCCAAATTACACTCTACTTTTTGTGATGGCGTCTTAGGTTTCCCGCCATTGACACTGTAGGCTTTTTCTTTTTCCGGATAATACTGAAATTCATTGACAGAAAGTGCTTTATAAAACTTATCCATATTTGGATAGAAAACACCATCTTTATTGAGTACCTCAACTGCTTCTTTGCCATAAACACTCTCGACCATATGAGCATTGATCTCCTCTTGAGAATGCTTGAAAGGTTTAGTTAAATCAAACTCTGCATAGACTTCTGCTTCCCTTTCTTCTTTTGTCATGGTTGCAGCAGTTTTGGTAACATTGCCATCTTCTCCGACAATCTCTTCCTCGCCGAGATTGGCAAGTTCATCCTGCAAATCTTCATCATGCTTTTTAGAAATTTCAAAGAGCGGTTTGGAGATTTTCTCGGTAAGTCCTCTCATGATATCTATAACGGGCTTTGTTTCAAACATAGGATCAACTACTTTATTGCGTTGAGCAATAGCAGGCTCAACCCCGCCAAACGTATTTACCGGATCAGTACGCTCCAGATAAGTACACTCCGGCAATACTACATCTGCATACATCACGGTATCACTTGGCATCGTATCAATTGCCACTACAAGCTCCATTTTTTTAAGCATCTGAGCTGTTTTTTTTGTATTTGGCATATTCATCATCGGATTGTGTTTATAGCAGAACATGCCTCTCACTTTATATGGCATTCTGTCTTCCAAAAATCTATTTCTCCAGCCGATCCACGACCCCCCATCGGTTACAACAGCACAATCGGCATAACCGCTGTGTCCCTTCTGGGACTCACTGCTATCCACTGCACGCGCTTCAGCTCTTCCATAAATAGGTTCCAATCCCTCATGTGTTCCCAACTCAAGTCGTTTGCCAAACACAAGTCCGCCTTTTGTATCAATTCCTCCGCCTAGTCCTTGGAAGATTGCCATAGCTCGTCTAAGTTGGAAATCGTTGTTGGAAAAAGTGCTTCTTCTGCCGGGATAGTAGACTGCCTTAGGAGCATGTGCCATAAACTCTCTGGCTATCTGATAGATATCTTCGGCTTTAATATTTGTAATCTTTTCAGCCCATTCTGGGGTATATTGATTATCTATAACACTTTTTTTATACTCATTAAACCCATTAAAATTTTCAGCCACATAAGTTTTATCATAAAGCTCTTCGCTCAGAACAACATATGTTAGAGCCAAAACAAAAGCCAAATCGGTTCCCGGATTGATTGCCAGCCATTTATCCGCTTTTGCTGCTGTATTGGTAAATCTAGGATCAATACAAATCAGTTTAGCGCCTCTGCCTTTTGTGCGTTTGAAAGCATCCATGGTATCAGGAGTCACTATTGCTTCAGCTCTGTTAGCTCCTGCCATAATAATATACTCTGCATTATCCAAATCTGCCTGCGGATATGCGCCCAGTGTAACACCGTATGCTGAAGCTACTGTTTGCAAACAGATTGAAGAGTGATTTAGCCAGTTGGCTGAACCGAATGCAGAAAAAAAGGTTTTAAACGTATGTTCTGCCATCCCTTCTCCCGCACAAAACAGAAATGAAGAACGGTTATCTTCCTCTTCATCCAATATCTTTACCACGCCTGGGAACTTATCGGTTCCATTTAAGATGGCTTCGTAAGCTTCATCCCAAGAAACACGTTTGAATTTACCCTCCCCTTTTTCGCCAATACGAATCAGCGGATATTTTAAACGATCCGGATCATATAATGCCTGAATTCCAGCATTTCCTCTGGGACACAGCATATTTTTTGATTTTGGAAACATGGGGTTTGGATCTAACTTAGTTACCACTCCATCTTCTACTCTAGCGATGGCTGCACATTTATTGACACACATTTCACAGAGTGTAGCAATATTTTTTACCTCTTTTGCTGCACCTGTTTTTGTGGTGATAGTCAATTTTTTATCATGTGCATCATTGCTTGCAAAAAGGTTTGTTGCACTCATTGTTGTTCCGCCGACAACACTCATTGCAACTGTCCCTTGAAGAAACTTCCGTCTCGACATTTCAATTTGCATAAACGCTTCTCCTATAGATAGTATTGACGAATAAATAGGAGTAAATCCCTCCTATTTATAAGCTTATGTTATATATTATAACAGTTTTACTTATAGAAATATAATTTAAATCAAGAAGCGGTCTTTTTTTATAAATTATGAGAATTTTTTATTAAATACGATTTTGAGGGCGGTAGATTATATTCATATCATCTAAATTGCCATATTCAAAATCTTTATGACAGGCAGCGCAATTGGATTTGTCTTTGATTTTCTTTTGTTTATAAACACTCATTGGAATATCTTGGTGCGTTTTTCTCCAATAAGGAGTTTTGGTTATTGCCTTAGGACGTAATTC is a window encoding:
- a CDS encoding thiosulfate reductase: MQIEMSRRKFLQGTVAMSVVGGTTMSATNLFASNDAHDKKLTITTKTGAAKEVKNIATLCEMCVNKCAAIARVEDGVVTKLDPNPMFPKSKNMLCPRGNAGIQALYDPDRLKYPLIRIGEKGEGKFKRVSWDEAYEAILNGTDKFPGVVKILDEEEDNRSSFLFCAGEGMAEHTFKTFFSAFGSANWLNHSSICLQTVASAYGVTLGAYPQADLDNAEYIIMAGANRAEAIVTPDTMDAFKRTKGRGAKLICIDPRFTNTAAKADKWLAINPGTDLAFVLALTYVVLSEELYDKTYVAENFNGFNEYKKSVIDNQYTPEWAEKITNIKAEDIYQIAREFMAHAPKAVYYPGRRSTFSNNDFQLRRAMAIFQGLGGGIDTKGGLVFGKRLELGTHEGLEPIYGRAEARAVDSSESQKGHSGYADCAVVTDGGSWIGWRNRFLEDRMPYKVRGMFCYKHNPMMNMPNTKKTAQMLKKMELVVAIDTMPSDTVMYADVVLPECTYLERTDPVNTFGGVEPAIAQRNKVVDPMFETKPVIDIMRGLTEKISKPLFEISKKHDEDLQDELANLGEEEIVGEDGNVTKTAATMTKEEREAEVYAEFDLTKPFKHSQEEINAHMVESVYGKEAVEVLNKDGVFYPNMDKFYKALSVNEFQYYPEKEKAYSVNGGKPKTPSQKVECNLANLAKKGVDPMPIWKDEYLFSVPEGKFKLLTGRHAQFTQSGTANNIVLRDLMPENYIWINKRIAKERGIAFGDRVEISSKTGSVTIKAYPTEKIAPNQVFFIHGFGAESEALTWAYKNGGNDNTVIEDIIESVYGAASMHETNVEIRKV